In Haliscomenobacter hydrossis DSM 1100, the DNA window ATACGCTACCGCTGTCACCGTACGGCGATCGGGGTTGAAATCCAGGTAAATGTCATCGAAGTAGTTGAAGTTGATGTTGGCAAACCAGAACTTCGGCGAGTTGTAGCTGACGCCAATCGTGCCCGCCGTTTGGGGCATATTGGGCACGTAGAAGTTTTTGATGTACGCTACATCTTCGCGCAGTTTGGAGGCCAAGTTGTCCAGGTATACGCCAATGGTGGGGCGGGAGGTGTAAATGTATTGGCCCGCTGCCAGGGCCGTGCTGGCTTTCCAACCCGGTGAAAAGGCCCATTCCAGGCCAAATTCGATCCCGGCGTGCTGGGTATTGATGCCTGACATGGTATAGTTGACAAAACCACCCGAGGCGGTACCATCATCTTCGATCAGGGCATTGTCCAGGTAAAAGTTGTTGATGCGGTTCTGGTTTTTGATTTGGGTGTAATACCCGACCAAGCGCCCTTTGAGGTAAGGAGAACGGAGCAAATAACCACCCTCGATACTCGTGATGTTTTCGGTGCTCAAACCCGGCAACACCTGATCACGCGTCCGCGGCGACACGTATGCGTTGCGCACCTGCGGGGCTTGTACCATGTAAGCCGCGTTGAGCATGAAGTAATTGCGGCCATCGGCTTTGAAGGTCAAGCCAGCTTTTCCTGCCCATTCCAAAAAGCTTTGTTTGGGCGCATCACCTCCTGAGTTCTCTGGAAACTTGCCATTGGTCACATTGCCCCTGCGCCAGAAGGTCGTATTGCCTACGGAACCACTCACAAACAGGTCGAACTTGGGCAAATAAAATTCCATTTGCGCCCAGGAATTGTAGCGGCGGTGTTCGTTGGTGTAGTCCCAACCAAATTGGTCGCCTTTTTTCAGGATGCGGTTGGGGGTGTTGATGTCGTTTTGGATAAAAGAGCCACCTCCCGTGGTGTCAATGAACTCGGCGAACTTGTCGATGTCGAGGTAAAAGTCGCCACCGAGTAGATCGTTGATGGTCTTGAAATTGTGGTTGCTTTGCTGTTGGTAGCTGACCCCACCGGAAACTTTGGCCAGATCGCTGATGGAGCTTTCAATATTGGAATTGAAAGACAAAAGGCTGCGGTCAAAGCGGCGCTCTTCGATTACGTACTGAGAGCGTTTGCCCGTCACGGAGTTGCCAGGGATGCCGTTGGCATTGTTGACAGTCAGGGTATTGGCGCGGTTTACGTTGTACAAGTAATTCCAGTCGATTTGGCGCAGGGATTCATTTTCGCGTAGCAGTTTTTCGACTTCCACGGCCTGATCACTCTCGATGTAGCTGGGCAAACGGCGGTAGTAGTTCGGGCGTGGGTCGCGGGCTTCGTACCAATCCAGGGCTGTGGTGCCGTTGCGTCCGGTTTGGTAACCGATGGCGGTGGTCAGGCGGGTTTTTTCCTGGATTTGCCAGTCATGGCGCAATACGGCCAGGGGCTGGTGGGTGTTTTGCACCCGGGCGTTGCGTTTTTCCCCGTTTTGGTAGCCCCAAAAAGAGTTGTAATAATTGCTGCCCGCGAGGTCATACATTTCTTTGGTGGCAGGGGCACTACGCCCTCTTTGAACCGGCGAACCCAGGGCGGTAAAGCTCAGGAAATGATTGTCGTTCAACTTTTTTTCCACCCCAATAAAATAGGCATTGGCGTCGTAAAAAGTACCGTCGATGTACCCTTCTTGCGCCCAACGGCGGGAGGCCGATACCGTAAAAGCCCAGCCGCTGGCGGTTAAGCCCGTGCTGTAAGTAGCCATCACCCGATTGCGGTAAGCGCGATTGGATGCCGCGTAGGAAACGCGCAATTGTGGGCGGTGATGCGAAGCCCGGACATCCAGTGCCGTGATGCCACCCAGCCCACCAAACCCGTTGGCATTGGGGGCCAAACCCACGGAGGCAGTGCGGCTGCGCACCACGTCGTTGAGGCCAC includes these proteins:
- a CDS encoding TonB-dependent receptor plug domain-containing protein, giving the protein MHKATKRGFIRLLLLLFFPLGAFAQEVQVNGQILDAQTGKGLSGVEIRLPTLTFFSNDEGFVDFKANIGQSTQLVITIFKSGFQEKQVTVEPQGRNRVNLGTLKLESREGRDALSAEEFVPVVTLSENDLDSDGDQNVSGLLTASNDVFVSAASFQFSFTNFRMRGYDGQHNELFFNGIPINDVETGFPGWNLWSGLNDVVRSRTASVGLAPNANGFGGLGGITALDVRASHHRPQLRVSYAASNRAYRNRVMATYSTGLTASGWAFTVSASRRWAQEGYIDGTFYDANAYFIGVEKKLNDNHFLSFTALGSPVQRGRSAPATKEMYDLAGSNYYNSFWGYQNGEKRNARVQNTHQPLAVLRHDWQIQEKTRLTTAIGYQTGRNGTTALDWYEARDPRPNYYRRLPSYIESDQAVEVEKLLRENESLRQIDWNYLYNVNRANTLTVNNANGIPGNSVTGKRSQYVIEERRFDRSLLSFNSNIESSISDLAKVSGGVSYQQQSNHNFKTINDLLGGDFYLDIDKFAEFIDTTGGGSFIQNDINTPNRILKKGDQFGWDYTNEHRRYNSWAQMEFYLPKFDLFVSGSVGNTTFWRRGNVTNGKFPENSGGDAPKQSFLEWAGKAGLTFKADGRNYFMLNAAYMVQAPQVRNAYVSPRTRDQVLPGLSTENITSIEGGYLLRSPYLKGRLVGYYTQIKNQNRINNFYLDNALIEDDGTASGGFVNYTMSGINTQHAGIEFGLEWAFSPGWKASTALAAGQYIYTSRPTIGVYLDNLASKLREDVAYIKNFYVPNMPQTAGTIGVSYNSPKFWFANINFNYFDDIYLDFNPDRRTVTAVAYVATPEFSNQVVEPGSPLWKTIIEQEKAPAAYTLDLFGGKSWKIRDIYLYLNVGVNNILDKKDFITGGFEQYRFDYGGKDVNRFPSNYFYSYGRNYFVSLALRL